From Candidatus Nucleicultrix amoebiphila FS5, a single genomic window includes:
- a CDS encoding shikimate kinase — MTFYKVPKTIALVGMMGVGKTSIGRLLAKRLGLTFKDSDHEVEAAANCTVADIFAWYGEKAFRDTERLVIKRLADEPPHVLSTGVEVFINPDSREIIKKKCISVWLYASLETIYPRVARRSHRPQLEHGDKHEILEDLMKQYYPIYEQADIRVDCDHQPAETTVDRIILEIEKIFLLKSGT, encoded by the coding sequence ATGACATTTTACAAAGTTCCAAAAACAATCGCCCTTGTTGGAATGATGGGGGTTGGAAAAACAAGTATCGGTAGATTGCTTGCAAAACGTCTTGGTCTTACCTTTAAGGATTCTGACCATGAGGTTGAAGCTGCAGCCAATTGCACTGTGGCCGATATTTTTGCTTGGTATGGTGAAAAAGCCTTCCGAGATACGGAACGCTTGGTAATAAAAAGACTTGCCGATGAGCCCCCCCATGTACTTTCAACCGGTGTGGAAGTTTTCATTAATCCTGACAGCCGTGAGATCATTAAGAAGAAATGCATTTCTGTGTGGTTGTATGCTAGCCTTGAGACTATTTATCCAAGAGTTGCCCGGCGCAGTCATAGACCTCAGTTAGAACATGGTGATAAACACGAAATTTTAGAGGATTTAATGAAACAATATTACCCTATTTATGAGCAAGCAGATATTCGGGTTGATTGCGATCATCAACCAGCAGAAACGACTGTTGATCGCATTATCCTAGAAATTGAAAAAATTTTTCTTCTTAAGAGCGGTACGTGA
- a CDS encoding site-specific tyrosine recombinase — translation MLIRTMVVDIAKRDVEAFLEMLLAEKNLAKNTLEAYRRDITDFINYFTLQRKILDELNVHDVSDYLESLRKKSFANSTIARRLSGLKHYYRFLLSEGRVLKDPFALIETPKQERILPRILSEDEISSLLNAAHRKSDVEGVRLACLLEILYASGLRVSELVSLPYSVVRTINFQEQISSMIVKGKGSKERMVPLSKAALDSLQAYLSVRKNFLSSKTSEVWLFSSNSKEGHLTRQRFGQLLKEIAVNAGIAPYKVSPHVVRHAFASHMLHHGADLMSIQKLLGHSDVSTTEIYTHVLGEKLKSVVLTHHPLSRVQKEPK, via the coding sequence TTGTTAATTAGAACCATGGTCGTTGATATTGCAAAAAGAGATGTGGAAGCCTTTCTTGAAATGCTTTTGGCGGAAAAGAACCTAGCCAAAAATACTTTAGAAGCTTATCGACGGGATATCACAGATTTTATTAACTATTTTACATTGCAACGAAAAATTCTTGATGAACTTAATGTCCATGATGTGAGTGACTACCTTGAAAGTCTTCGAAAGAAATCTTTTGCAAATAGTACGATAGCAAGGCGTCTTTCAGGATTAAAACACTATTATCGCTTTTTGCTAAGTGAAGGACGTGTGCTTAAGGATCCTTTTGCTCTTATTGAAACGCCAAAGCAAGAACGCATTTTACCAAGAATTTTAAGTGAAGACGAAATCTCCTCTTTATTGAATGCGGCTCATCGGAAATCCGACGTTGAAGGGGTACGTTTAGCGTGTCTTTTGGAGATTCTCTATGCCTCAGGCTTACGGGTTAGTGAATTAGTTTCTTTACCGTATTCCGTCGTTAGGACAATTAATTTTCAAGAACAAATCTCAAGTATGATTGTGAAGGGCAAGGGTAGTAAAGAGCGTATGGTTCCTCTTTCAAAGGCAGCTCTTGATTCTCTACAAGCCTATTTAAGTGTGAGGAAAAATTTTCTGTCGAGCAAAACTTCTGAAGTTTGGTTGTTTTCTTCGAATAGCAAAGAAGGCCATCTAACACGGCAACGTTTTGGCCAACTTCTTAAGGAAATAGCAGTGAATGCAGGGATTGCACCTTATAAGGTATCTCCTCACGTTGTGCGTCATGCTTTTGCAAGTCACATGTTGCATCATGGAGCAGATTTAATGAGCATTCAAAAGCTTTTAGGTCATTCTGATGTCTCAACCACTGAAATTTATACACATGTTTTGGGGGAAAAACTGAAGAGTGTGGTGTTAACCCATCACCCCTTGTCAAGGGTTCAAAAAGAGCCTAAGTAA
- a CDS encoding acetyl-CoA carboxylase carboxyltransferase subunit alpha, with protein sequence MAHALEFEQPIIELENKLDELRHLSNKRDVNITEEISRLEKKVQKLLKETYESLSPWQKVLVARHGERPQFLDFVGELIEDFTELSGDRRYGEDKALIGGLGRFRGYPVMIMGHQKGNNLESRLRHNFGMPKPEGYRKAQRLMDLAEKFSLPILTFVDTAGAHPGIDAEERGQSEAIASSIERLLEIKTPVVSIVTGEGGSGGAIAIAVANVVLMMEHAVYSVISPEGCASILWRTAEKKELAAAAQKLTAQDLLKLGVIDRIVTEPLGGAHRSAKAAIAMVGDALELSLKQLSKLSGDEALQQRRRKFLQMGQKEL encoded by the coding sequence ATGGCACATGCACTAGAATTCGAACAACCAATTATTGAGCTTGAGAATAAGCTAGATGAATTGCGACATCTGTCTAATAAACGTGATGTGAATATTACAGAAGAAATTAGTCGTCTTGAGAAAAAGGTTCAAAAGCTTTTAAAAGAAACTTATGAATCTCTTAGCCCCTGGCAAAAAGTCTTGGTTGCTCGTCATGGTGAGCGGCCACAATTTCTGGATTTTGTTGGCGAGTTGATTGAAGATTTTACAGAACTTTCAGGTGATCGCCGTTATGGTGAAGATAAGGCTTTAATTGGGGGGCTTGGGCGTTTTCGGGGATACCCCGTGATGATCATGGGACATCAAAAAGGAAATAATTTAGAGTCACGGTTGCGTCATAACTTTGGGATGCCAAAACCAGAAGGTTATCGTAAAGCTCAACGTTTGATGGATTTGGCTGAAAAATTTTCTCTTCCAATTTTGACTTTTGTGGATACTGCTGGAGCCCATCCTGGCATTGATGCGGAAGAAAGAGGGCAATCTGAAGCGATTGCCTCTTCGATTGAAAGATTATTAGAGATAAAAACCCCAGTTGTTTCTATAGTGACTGGCGAAGGAGGATCTGGAGGGGCTATTGCTATTGCTGTAGCGAACGTGGTTCTGATGATGGAACATGCGGTCTATTCAGTTATTTCTCCCGAAGGATGTGCATCTATTCTATGGCGTACTGCCGAAAAAAAAGAACTAGCTGCAGCTGCACAAAAATTAACAGCCCAAGACTTGCTAAAGCTGGGTGTGATTGATCGCATCGTTACTGAGCCATTGGGAGGTGCTCATCGTTCGGCTAAAGCAGCTATTGCTATGGTTGGAGATGCACTTGAATTATCTCTTAAACAATTATCAAAGCTTTCTGGTGATGAAGCTTTGCAACAAAGACGTCGTAAATTCTTACAAATGGGACAAAAAGAGCTATAG
- the recJ gene encoding single-stranded-DNA-specific exonuclease RecJ has protein sequence MTRSLEGCVVKKSVMGNRWLLTESNDIATLHLSQRFELPEIIARILNLRGIHIDQAENFLNPTLKAYLADPSHLKDMDKAVDRLVKAIQKNEIVAIYGDYDVDGATSSALLLNFLNGLGVKTLYYIPDRLKEGYGPNIVAFKNLQEKGARVIVTVDCGTTSFEVLEEASHLDVDVIIIDHHAGEPKLPKAYAVVNPNRMDESSPLGHMAAVGVAFLLAVALNRSLREKGHYKDMQEPDLLQFLDLVALGTVCDVVPLRDLNRAFVTQGLKVLSKRTNLGIRILSDLVGIDETPEAYHLGFMIGPRINAGGRVGQSDLGVRLLTTQDLSEAQEIAKKLDYFNRERQEIEQTVLEEAFQQAQHQGNSSVLIVSGIWHPGVIGIVAGRLKERYYKPTLVISLNEQGIGKGSGRSIDGIDLGALVHAAKQKDLLLEGGGHAMAAGFSIEESQIPALRDFFNDRLKDLREHLVPILKCDGRLAPQALTIELAETLERLGPFGQGNPTPRFVISDLWISKIDIMAGKHLSCIFRDLAGNYLRAVAFRAVDTPLEAALKMSRDQSFQIIGTIKVNRWGGRVQPQFQLIDIALVNENTQELAEAV, from the coding sequence ATGACGCGATCCTTAGAAGGATGCGTAGTTAAAAAGTCCGTTATGGGTAATCGTTGGTTGCTGACTGAATCTAATGATATAGCTACTTTGCATTTATCACAACGTTTTGAGCTTCCAGAAATTATCGCACGCATTCTGAATCTTCGTGGGATTCATATTGATCAAGCGGAGAATTTTTTAAACCCCACCTTAAAAGCGTATCTTGCTGATCCTTCTCATCTCAAAGATATGGATAAAGCTGTTGATCGTCTTGTCAAAGCGATTCAAAAAAATGAGATAGTTGCGATTTATGGTGATTATGACGTAGATGGCGCAACTTCATCGGCACTACTGTTAAATTTTTTAAACGGTTTAGGAGTGAAGACCCTATATTATATTCCTGATCGACTAAAGGAGGGATATGGCCCAAACATTGTAGCATTTAAAAATTTACAAGAAAAAGGGGCGCGAGTCATTGTAACGGTGGATTGTGGCACAACTTCTTTTGAAGTTTTGGAGGAAGCAAGTCATTTAGACGTTGATGTAATCATTATTGATCATCATGCGGGAGAACCAAAATTGCCAAAAGCTTACGCTGTTGTCAATCCAAACCGCATGGATGAATCAAGTCCTTTAGGACATATGGCAGCTGTGGGTGTAGCTTTCTTACTGGCAGTGGCTCTTAATCGTTCTTTGAGAGAGAAGGGGCATTATAAGGACATGCAAGAACCTGATCTCTTACAATTTTTGGATTTAGTGGCTTTGGGAACAGTGTGTGATGTCGTTCCCTTAAGGGATTTGAATCGTGCTTTTGTGACTCAAGGTTTAAAAGTTCTTTCAAAAAGAACTAACCTGGGCATTCGAATTTTAAGCGATTTGGTTGGAATTGATGAAACACCAGAAGCTTATCATTTGGGATTCATGATTGGACCTCGTATTAATGCGGGTGGACGTGTTGGTCAATCTGATTTAGGAGTGCGTTTATTAACCACGCAAGATTTGTCAGAAGCACAAGAAATTGCAAAAAAGTTGGATTATTTTAATCGTGAGCGTCAAGAGATTGAACAAACAGTTTTAGAGGAAGCTTTTCAGCAAGCACAGCATCAAGGAAACTCATCAGTTTTAATCGTTTCTGGGATTTGGCATCCTGGTGTTATAGGTATTGTCGCTGGACGTCTTAAAGAACGCTATTATAAACCAACGTTAGTTATCAGCCTTAATGAACAAGGAATTGGCAAAGGATCGGGCCGTTCTATTGACGGAATTGATTTGGGTGCTCTAGTGCATGCAGCCAAACAAAAGGATCTGTTGCTTGAAGGAGGTGGTCATGCCATGGCTGCAGGCTTTTCTATCGAAGAATCACAAATCCCTGCTTTGAGAGATTTTTTTAATGATCGCTTAAAAGATTTACGTGAACATTTAGTACCCATTTTAAAGTGTGATGGACGTTTGGCCCCTCAAGCATTAACCATTGAGTTAGCTGAAACTCTTGAGAGATTAGGGCCATTTGGTCAAGGGAATCCTACACCGCGTTTTGTGATCTCTGACTTATGGATTTCAAAAATCGATATTATGGCAGGAAAACATTTGAGTTGTATATTTAGAGATTTGGCAGGAAATTATTTGCGGGCAGTAGCTTTTCGTGCAGTTGATACTCCCCTTGAAGCTGCGTTAAAAATGAGCCGTGATCAGTCCTTTCAAATCATAGGAACAATCAAAGTGAATCGATGGGGAGGTCGAGTTCAACCTCAATTTCAACTGATAGATATTGCTTTAGTGAACGAAAACACACAGGAATTAGCAGAGGCAGTTTAG
- a CDS encoding ComF family protein: protein MLLKALKSSPRRFFDLIIPPQCLLCYTYLFEEDGLCADCWKKMTFLSSEAICKCCGYPFDYTVGIEILCGKCARQKPSFHQARSVFVYDDNCRELILRFKHGDAVYMVPTFTNWLSRVYKESKWEADLMIPVPLHWSRLLYRHYNQSALLIRRLKKSIGLPYAMNILVRHRRTPSQGQTLTNRFQNVKGAFMIKSKHTSIVAGKSILLVDDVYTSGATLTTCADVLLKAGAKNIFALSLARVEKHFK from the coding sequence ATGCTTTTGAAAGCTTTGAAGAGTTCTCCCCGAAGATTTTTTGATCTGATTATTCCGCCTCAATGTCTCCTTTGTTATACTTATCTTTTTGAAGAAGATGGGTTATGTGCTGATTGTTGGAAGAAAATGACTTTTCTCTCATCAGAAGCCATTTGTAAATGTTGTGGATATCCTTTTGATTATACGGTTGGTATTGAAATACTTTGTGGAAAGTGTGCACGGCAAAAACCTTCTTTTCATCAAGCTCGTTCCGTTTTTGTTTATGATGATAACTGTCGTGAATTGATCCTTCGCTTTAAGCATGGAGATGCAGTCTATATGGTTCCAACTTTTACCAATTGGCTTAGTCGAGTATACAAAGAAAGTAAGTGGGAAGCTGATTTGATGATACCTGTACCTCTCCACTGGTCGCGTCTTTTATATAGACATTACAATCAATCTGCTCTTTTGATCCGGAGGCTCAAAAAATCAATTGGATTACCTTATGCCATGAACATTTTAGTTCGTCATCGTCGTACGCCCTCTCAAGGTCAAACACTTACGAATAGATTTCAAAATGTTAAGGGAGCTTTTATGATAAAGAGTAAGCACACTTCGATTGTTGCAGGAAAAAGCATCCTACTGGTGGACGATGTTTATACAAGTGGGGCCACACTGACAACTTGTGCTGATGTTTTGTTAAAAGCTGGTGCAAAAAATATCTTTGCGTTAAGCTTAGCACGGGTTGAAAAACATTTTAAATAG
- the grxC gene encoding glutaredoxin 3, with translation MSKKVVVYTATYCPYCERAKQLLMQKQIAFDEIDVTNDFEQREVLMKKSGGRKTIPQIFIGDTHVGGCDDLYALEHSGSLDILLKDD, from the coding sequence ATGAGTAAAAAAGTTGTTGTGTATACTGCAACATATTGTCCGTATTGTGAGCGTGCTAAACAATTGCTTATGCAAAAGCAAATCGCTTTTGATGAAATCGATGTGACAAATGACTTTGAACAACGTGAAGTATTGATGAAAAAATCTGGTGGTCGCAAAACCATTCCCCAAATTTTTATTGGTGATACGCATGTGGGAGGCTGTGACGATCTTTATGCTTTAGAACATTCAGGTTCTTTAGATATTCTTTTGAAAGACGATTAA
- a CDS encoding patatin-like phospholipase family protein, translating into MRLRFLFVITALFSINCSIVYGSVTETPQKTADQRDYKKNPLRALCFDGGGERGLLEILALNFIQESYLDNQNISEFADVFCGTSTGSILAAGLALGLPLSQLEKIYREEGKEIFRISWAKKIESMEGVRDERYDYTILVDKLNSVVGKDKRLSEVEKGLVIISLNVTTLKPAIFTSMAAKASPEEDKKLVPCIRASAAAPTYFEGVRADEVEICVPTTKQQKLEKQMLWDGGVIRNNGTSVLAGKIRRHFGIEALETAMVASFGTGRDPSIGFPYDPTIGLVKIAAPISSICMDGSSNASHAEACDLYGEGNYVRCQFTLTDKIALDSASDDDIRKMDDLFKAHVTHEKNRRQLHRIAKMLKPDIADFEVFEKSCL; encoded by the coding sequence ATGCGATTACGATTTTTATTTGTTATTACAGCTTTATTTTCAATCAATTGCAGTATTGTTTATGGATCAGTAACAGAAACACCACAAAAGACCGCTGACCAAAGAGATTATAAAAAAAATCCTTTACGCGCTTTATGTTTTGATGGAGGTGGTGAACGTGGTCTTCTTGAAATTCTAGCCCTTAATTTCATTCAAGAGAGCTATCTGGATAATCAAAATATCTCAGAATTTGCCGACGTTTTTTGTGGCACTTCAACTGGATCAATTCTTGCAGCAGGTCTTGCTTTAGGTCTTCCACTTTCTCAATTAGAAAAAATCTATCGTGAAGAAGGAAAAGAAATTTTCAGAATTTCGTGGGCAAAAAAGATTGAATCTATGGAAGGTGTTCGTGATGAACGTTATGATTACACTATTCTTGTCGATAAACTGAATTCCGTCGTTGGCAAAGACAAAAGACTTTCAGAGGTTGAGAAAGGTCTCGTGATTATCAGCCTTAATGTCACAACCTTAAAGCCAGCTATTTTCACATCAATGGCTGCAAAAGCAAGTCCTGAAGAAGATAAAAAACTTGTTCCATGCATTCGTGCTTCTGCTGCCGCTCCTACCTACTTTGAAGGTGTACGTGCTGATGAAGTTGAAATTTGTGTTCCTACGACTAAGCAACAAAAACTCGAAAAGCAAATGCTCTGGGACGGTGGCGTAATAAGAAATAATGGTACTTCAGTATTAGCTGGAAAAATAAGAAGACACTTCGGTATTGAAGCGTTAGAAACAGCTATGGTGGCATCTTTTGGTACAGGAAGGGATCCATCAATTGGCTTCCCCTATGATCCAACTATTGGTTTGGTAAAGATTGCAGCTCCAATTTCCAGCATTTGTATGGATGGTTCTTCAAATGCCTCCCATGCTGAAGCTTGTGATCTTTATGGTGAAGGAAACTATGTACGTTGCCAATTCACACTCACAGACAAAATTGCCCTCGATAGCGCTTCCGATGACGACATAAGAAAAATGGATGATCTTTTTAAAGCCCATGTGACTCACGAAAAGAATCGCAGACAACTTCATAGGATCGCTAAAATGCTAAAACCTGATATTGCTGACTTTGAAGTTTTTGAAAAATCTTGCTTGTAA
- the ubiG gene encoding bifunctional 2-polyprenyl-6-hydroxyphenol methylase/3-demethylubiquinol 3-O-methyltransferase UbiG codes for MSNKDKKTSIDPNEIHKFEAMADDWWRPDGIHKPLHVFVPIRIKYIKETLIKELHLQSDSLSPFKNLKIADVGCGGGLLSEPLARLGAQVTGIDGGQKNIEVARMHAQEQDLSITYLCSTIEEVVQQQSATFDVIIASEIIEHVSDSQFFVDACSKALKPGGLLIISTLNRTLKSYFLAIIGAEYILRMVPKGTHQWERFLKPSELHKTLINHNCKIIDLKGLTYHPIEKSWKFSNELNVNYILTAQRLS; via the coding sequence ATGAGCAACAAAGACAAAAAAACCTCCATTGATCCAAATGAAATTCACAAATTTGAAGCCATGGCCGATGATTGGTGGCGTCCTGATGGCATTCATAAACCTCTCCACGTTTTTGTTCCAATCCGCATAAAATATATTAAAGAAACTCTCATCAAAGAATTACATCTTCAAAGCGATTCTTTATCGCCTTTTAAAAACCTAAAAATTGCTGATGTTGGGTGTGGTGGCGGTTTGTTAAGCGAACCGCTTGCTCGATTGGGAGCACAGGTAACTGGAATCGATGGTGGTCAGAAAAATATTGAAGTAGCTCGTATGCATGCTCAAGAACAAGACCTCTCCATTACCTATCTCTGCAGTACGATTGAAGAAGTTGTGCAGCAACAATCTGCGACTTTCGATGTAATTATTGCCTCAGAAATCATTGAGCATGTTTCAGATTCTCAGTTTTTTGTTGATGCTTGCTCAAAAGCACTAAAACCTGGAGGACTCTTGATTATAAGCACTCTCAATCGAACTTTGAAGTCCTATTTTCTCGCTATTATAGGGGCCGAATATATTCTAAGGATGGTTCCCAAAGGAACACATCAATGGGAAAGATTTCTTAAACCCTCTGAGCTTCACAAAACTCTTATAAATCACAACTGCAAAATTATAGATTTAAAAGGTCTCACCTACCATCCCATTGAAAAATCTTGGAAGTTCTCCAATGAACTAAATGTTAATTATATTTTAACAGCTCAACGATTAAGTTAA
- a CDS encoding NAD(P)H-dependent flavin oxidoreductase: MQTALDYLNTLWGRGTTLLGTKYAILGGAMTWVSERNLVSAISNAGGFGVIACGAMTPELLENEIKATKILTQKPFGVNLITMHPDLLALIDVCVKTGVTHVVLAGGVPTKEAIESLKKGEIKVLCFAPALALAKRLIRLGIDGLIIEGNEAGGHIGPVATTVLAQEILPEIRDIPVFVAGGIGRGEAMLSYLEMGASGCQLGTRFVCATESRAHPKFKQAFIRAAARDAVASVQIDSRFPVIPVRALNNKGTERFQEYQRELIRQVDAGALPLKDAQMKVEHYWAGALRRAVIDGDVDEGSLMAGQSVGLVNAEEPTEKIIQDLINQALSIIKIRTEKEIEQGNERVIKLSLSD; this comes from the coding sequence ATGCAAACAGCTTTAGATTATCTCAATACCCTGTGGGGACGTGGGACAACTCTTTTAGGGACAAAATATGCGATTTTAGGTGGAGCAATGACTTGGGTGTCAGAGCGCAACTTAGTATCTGCTATTTCAAATGCTGGAGGGTTTGGGGTAATAGCCTGTGGTGCTATGACACCTGAGCTTCTTGAAAATGAGATTAAAGCGACTAAAATTCTGACGCAAAAGCCCTTCGGTGTGAATTTGATTACAATGCACCCTGATTTATTAGCACTTATTGATGTGTGTGTTAAAACAGGTGTAACTCATGTTGTTCTAGCAGGTGGCGTGCCCACGAAAGAAGCTATTGAATCTCTTAAAAAAGGAGAGATCAAAGTGCTTTGTTTTGCACCAGCTTTGGCACTAGCTAAGCGTTTGATACGTTTGGGCATTGATGGATTAATTATTGAAGGAAACGAAGCGGGTGGCCATATTGGCCCTGTGGCGACAACCGTTCTTGCCCAGGAAATTCTGCCGGAAATTAGAGACATTCCTGTGTTTGTAGCGGGGGGCATAGGTCGAGGAGAAGCAATGTTATCTTATCTTGAGATGGGTGCGTCAGGATGTCAGCTAGGAACACGTTTTGTCTGTGCAACAGAATCGAGAGCTCATCCAAAATTTAAACAAGCCTTTATCAGAGCCGCAGCTCGCGATGCCGTGGCATCAGTGCAAATTGATTCACGATTTCCGGTGATCCCTGTACGTGCTTTGAATAATAAAGGAACTGAACGGTTTCAAGAATATCAAAGAGAACTTATCCGACAAGTGGATGCTGGTGCGTTGCCTTTGAAAGACGCTCAAATGAAAGTAGAGCATTATTGGGCCGGTGCCTTGAGAAGGGCTGTGATAGATGGTGACGTTGATGAAGGCTCATTAATGGCAGGCCAAAGTGTGGGGCTAGTGAATGCAGAAGAGCCAACTGAAAAAATAATTCAAGACTTGATTAATCAAGCATTAAGTATAATAAAAATAAGAACAGAGAAAGAGATTGAACAGGGAAATGAACGCGTTATTAAACTTTCCCTTAGCGACTAA
- the ptsP gene encoding phosphoenolpyruvate--protein phosphotransferase — protein sequence MNALLNFPLATNSPRILRRLREILGGAAITPEEKLNAIVKIIANEMAVDVCSIYILRAGVVLELFATYGLNPQAIHQTRLKFGQGIVGDVAQNFRPLVLSDVQSYQNFHFVEGIGEENLHSFAGVPISRGGNVLGVLAIQSYVKRLYFNEEVEILQTIAMILAEIIASGEIISKNEILPSEGVESLSIHLKGISLNPGLVIGQAVSHHPGVMIKRLISDDVGEERKRFNKAVRRMQASLKNLIGESMLIALGEEKSILEAYQMFAQDYGWLKSIRKSIDTGLSAEAAVQQFQANLRQELRKSPDSYFKERLLDFEDLTNRLLHHLVGDKEYGHLEGRQGIVVIARNLGPAELLEYEKYNVQGLILEEGLDTAHVSIIARALNIPVVSRVSRISLRVEPGDQVIVDGDKGQVILNPNDEDVVAFEKNIQTRRRRFQIIEKNLNMSSVTKDGQRISLHLNVGLQGDLKYISYDAIDGIGLYRTEIPFMMAETYPDVATQTRIYGDILAAAKDKPVYFRTLDIGGDKILPYLREPEDENPMMGWRAIRIGLDRPILLRQQLRALIKAASGKNLNVMFPMIADIKELIEARKILDLELKNAEKNNFLLPASLHVGVMLEVPSLVWRLDHLLSEVDFISLGSNDLFQFFYAADRNNHHLINHFDPLMLSFVELLQYIIKRVKRSNKSITVCGEMASQPIEALALLALGFRSLSVTSSSMPAIQKMIQDIELKKVSHFVQNLIKIKREDFRNNLISYAIDHNISI from the coding sequence ATGAACGCGTTATTAAACTTTCCCTTAGCGACTAATTCTCCTCGCATTTTAAGAAGATTGCGAGAAATTCTGGGGGGCGCAGCCATCACTCCAGAAGAAAAGCTGAATGCTATCGTTAAGATTATCGCTAATGAAATGGCTGTTGATGTCTGTTCTATTTATATCCTTCGAGCGGGTGTTGTTTTAGAATTATTTGCGACTTATGGTCTTAATCCTCAGGCGATACATCAAACACGTCTAAAATTTGGACAAGGGATTGTGGGAGATGTGGCGCAAAATTTTAGACCATTAGTTCTTTCCGACGTGCAGTCGTATCAGAATTTTCATTTTGTTGAAGGTATTGGAGAGGAAAATTTACATTCTTTTGCTGGCGTTCCTATAAGTCGAGGAGGGAATGTATTAGGTGTCTTAGCTATTCAAAGCTATGTAAAGCGTCTTTATTTCAACGAAGAGGTTGAGATTCTCCAGACTATTGCCATGATTCTAGCAGAGATAATTGCTTCGGGAGAAATAATCTCAAAGAATGAAATTTTACCCTCAGAAGGAGTCGAATCCCTTTCGATACATCTAAAAGGAATTTCATTAAATCCTGGTTTAGTCATTGGTCAAGCTGTCTCACATCATCCAGGTGTGATGATTAAACGTTTGATTTCTGACGATGTAGGTGAAGAGCGCAAACGCTTTAACAAAGCAGTGCGAAGAATGCAAGCTTCTTTAAAAAATTTAATTGGCGAGAGTATGTTAATAGCGCTTGGTGAGGAAAAGAGCATTTTAGAAGCCTATCAAATGTTTGCCCAAGACTACGGCTGGTTAAAAAGCATCCGCAAATCGATTGATACAGGCTTAAGCGCTGAAGCAGCAGTGCAACAATTTCAAGCGAATCTTCGTCAAGAGTTGCGCAAATCACCTGATAGCTATTTTAAAGAAAGGCTTTTGGATTTTGAAGATTTAACGAATCGTTTATTGCATCATTTAGTTGGAGATAAGGAATATGGTCATCTTGAGGGACGTCAAGGTATTGTTGTAATCGCGCGTAATTTAGGGCCAGCTGAATTGCTTGAGTACGAAAAATATAATGTGCAAGGGCTTATTTTAGAAGAGGGATTAGATACGGCTCATGTATCGATTATTGCTCGAGCCTTGAATATTCCAGTTGTGAGTCGTGTGTCACGAATATCTTTACGTGTTGAACCTGGTGATCAGGTAATTGTTGATGGTGATAAAGGACAAGTGATCCTGAATCCAAATGATGAGGATGTTGTTGCATTTGAAAAAAACATACAAACTCGGAGACGACGATTTCAGATTATTGAAAAAAATCTTAATATGTCTTCAGTTACAAAGGATGGTCAGAGAATTTCGCTGCATCTTAATGTAGGGTTGCAGGGAGATCTAAAATACATTTCTTATGATGCAATTGATGGGATTGGTCTTTATCGAACGGAAATCCCCTTTATGATGGCTGAAACTTATCCGGATGTGGCGACGCAGACACGTATTTATGGGGATATTTTAGCAGCAGCAAAAGATAAGCCCGTATACTTTCGTACCTTGGATATAGGGGGTGATAAAATTTTGCCTTATTTACGTGAACCTGAAGATGAAAATCCTATGATGGGTTGGCGTGCGATTCGCATTGGATTAGATCGCCCTATTCTTTTGAGACAACAATTAAGGGCACTTATTAAGGCAGCAAGTGGTAAAAACCTTAATGTGATGTTTCCTATGATTGCAGATATCAAAGAACTGATTGAAGCTCGAAAAATTTTAGATCTTGAGTTAAAAAATGCAGAAAAAAATAATTTTCTTCTGCCAGCAAGCCTTCATGTGGGCGTAATGCTCGAAGTGCCTTCATTAGTATGGAGGCTTGACCATCTTTTGTCTGAGGTGGATTTTATTTCTCTTGGATCAAATGATCTTTTTCAATTTTTCTATGCAGCGGATAGAAATAATCATCATCTTATTAATCATTTTGATCCTCTGATGTTGTCATTTGTTGAGTTGCTCCAATATATAATTAAGCGTGTTAAACGTAGTAATAAATCAATTACCGTTTGTGGAGAAATGGCAAGCCAGCCAATTGAAGCTCTTGCGTTGTTGGCACTTGGTTTTCGTTCGTTATCTGTGACGTCATCCTCAATGCCAGCGATCCAAAAAATGATACAGGACATTGAATTAAAGAAAGTTTCTCATTTTGTACAGAATTTGATCAAAATAAAGCGCGAAGATTTCCGCAATAACTTAATTTCCTATGCAATAGACCATAACATAAGTATTTGA